Within the Oreochromis niloticus isolate F11D_XX linkage group LG14, O_niloticus_UMD_NMBU, whole genome shotgun sequence genome, the region GACTGTGACAAGCTTAACCACTCACAGGTGATCACAGGTTTACCTGCAGCTCTCTGACTCACCTTGTGTTTCCCGCTCGGGCCTGAAGGAGCGTCGGCAGACTTCGGGATGAGCGCTGGAGAGACGAAGAACTCTAAAGAAACAGCCAAAGAGAAaacagtcaaagaggccacgcccctaataatgcaaaggcttaatacaatttaaacagGTGACTTTGACTACTAAAATTCTTCTGTTCACTTCCTGTCTTCAAACTTTGTAATAACAAGCTCAGTGAACGTGCAGTAAACCTGTGAGCTCACAGCTGGGGCACAGTTTGCTCTACTCTTGGCTATCTGTGATGTCAGAGAGACATGACAGAAGCCCAGCATCAGACAAACAGGGATTATTGTGAACTGTGAATCACACAAAGCTGCTCAGATAGAGGCTAAAAGGAAAAATGCTAAAGGTGTCAGTATTGGGTcaatgaataaaacattaacCACAAGAGGTGGTGATCACCATCAGCACCTTCTGACTTCATCCAACAAACATGAAGCCAGTGAGTCTCACCCAAGCTTTCTTATGTAAGAACTGCTGTTCACAGTGGTCAAGTCAAAGAGTACTTACAGTATTTATGGTTCTCCTGCTGTGTCCTGCTCTAAGTACTAGTAATAACCCCCCTAGGCCAGGTCCAGCCAATCACTGCTAACCGAGTCCATGCAGTAATACCTCCAGTACTACTAGTACTGCAGTAACAAAACTCCTCCTCCAGCAGTACATGTCTGGACACATTCACCATTTGCAGACCTGAGCAGTGCAACATGACATGTGACCCTGCTGCCTATACCTGTGATTAGGTGAGGTCACTGTGAGCAGTCACGTGTCCTCCGAGGGCTGTTTCCATGGTTTTCTCATTGATTTGTGTCCACACGTTGACCTGTGATTGATCCTGCAGCTCCATACAAAACTCCATAAGGAAAGCGGGGATTTTTACGCCTGCAGCTCTCTCACTTCATAGATGTTTTTCACATAAAACGAACCTTTAACATTCTTAAAACCACCCGCTGCTCACGTTAAACTTTATAAAAGttgatttaatttaaattcCCGCTGTTTTCTGCCGTTAAACAAACACCCTGCAGTGGTGCTGATACAGCGAAATATGCATGGGAGTTTCCCCGAGAAGCTCACCGACCTCTCCGGCTGTCGCAATCCCTCCTGCCCGGCCTACTGCTGCTACTCTCGTGGTCGCTCCTCCCGCGGAGCCGCTCCTCGCTGCCGGAGTGTCTGCGGGCCAGGCAGAGCAGACAGGCAAGGTGTCCGCCGGTAGGGCTGCCACCGGGCTCCGCGCACGCCGTGCACTTCTTGGATTCGTACTCGGGTGGGCTGGACCCGGAGCGGCACCGAGCTGCGAGCCCGGCCCGAGACGTGCCGGCGGCCGTGGCGCTGGCCGGTCTCCCAGGCCGTTCGGCAGACCCTGCGGTCGCCATCTTCCCTGGTGAGTCTTCTCTCTCCGGTCCGCTCTCAAAACAAACCCCGCCCTGCCGCCGCCGAAACAGCGCGAGCGCAGCAGAATGGACGCGCGTGCAGCCCGCCAACCGGAGCCGCTGGATCACAGCGGCGCGAGCCTCCTCTGACGTCAGGTCTcgacttcaaaataaaacaaactcgTTGCATTTTATTGTGAATTTTCaaatttagaaaatggaaataaCTTGATGGTagtctgtaaaaaaaacatttaaaatatgtagcaaAATGTGCTTTGAAAATCAAAGCTGCTAAATATGTCTCTTTTTATTGGGGCTGAGTTTGTGATTGTTAGTGTGTGGTTAAACGGCATTATTTTCAATAAACATAAATTGCAAGACAAAAAACATTGCTACTTAGAAAGTaaacatttacaaaataaagACGGAGGGATGAGaagtaataaaattaaaaacaagacGGCCAACATATTGTAATTTACCTGTTGTGAATTTATTTTCTAATGAAAGAGAGCATATCTTTGGCAATTTAGATTTTATTGCCTTAATATGACTCTAATTCTTCAACTCAAgaaattatatttattaatCTGACAAAACTGCGAGATTAAAAAATAAGACGATaatattcagttttattatgaAAGACTTTAGGTTCCGGTTAATGACTCGCGGCACCACAGCGCTGTACAAACCGGAAGACGTCATCAGTCTCATAGCTGTAGAAGAAGAGCGAGTCGTGGTAGAGGAGCGTGCAGAAGTTAGACAGGTGATGGTTTTGATAAAGTCTTTTGATAAATTAATAAACCGATGAAATGACCACGTAGAGACACGGCGGAGGGATTTGCTTCCCATTCAGAGATGTACTGCGGTTTGCTTTGACCGTGTCACTGAGGTCAGAGCGCTCAGTGCCCCCAAGCAGAAACTCTTGctcgatttttttttaattttctgctgtgtGAGTTTATAATGTGTGAATTGAAGCAGCCGATTTGTCTGTGAGCAGCTCAGGTTTGTATCGTTTGGATTATGTTCAGAGAAATGTCCCAGGATCTCTGCTGAACTGAGGAAATCTAAAAACTGTGATATTCTAAGGCAGGCTCTGAATTCTCGGTTCAGGTCCTGTGAACATGAACATGCATGTACATGTGCTGTGACACTTAAGATAATGTGCTACTGGTTTCAGATAACCAGAGGATCTTTGCTCCTGACAGAAACCATCCACTGTGTAAGTCACAGCAGACACCTGTGTaaccatccacctgtcagtcaaagaggccacgcccctagtCATGCAGTTTTTAAGACTGGATACATTTTAAACAAGTTACAAAACTAAACATTTGTGCAACTAACAGTCTGGATTGGTCTGGTGTCAGTCCCAGATGCGGGGCGGCCAGCCGTTGGTGGAGGTGGTCCGCCTGGGCCTGGTCTCCTACCAGGAGGCTCTGCGACTGCAGCAGGTCTACGTGAACCGGCACCGGTCCAGCCCTGCTCACGCTCTGCTGCTGTGTGAGCACCCACCAGTCTACACCACCGGGATCCGCCACAAACCCTACCCCGAGCCCCTGCTGGACCGACTGCGCCTGCTGGGGGCCAATGTGCACCGGGCAAACCGGGGAGGACTCATCACCTTCCACGGGCCGGGACAACTGGTCTGCTACCCAGTCCTGAACCTGTGCAGCTTCAAGAAGGTCTGAGCTGACGTGGGAGTGAGattggtgtgtttttattggagccgaacatgttttaatgtttccTGTGTTCTCTCAGAGCGTGCGGTGGTACGTCGATCAGCTGGAGCAGACCGTCATCGCACTGTGCAGCAGGTTCGCCATCCAAGCTACGACGTCCCCTCACACGGGAGTTTGGGTCGGAGACAATAAGATCTGCGCCATCGGTACGACTGCGCCACTCTGAGCCTGAATCACCAACCATGTGTTCACTGACTGTGTGACTGCTTTTTAAAACCAATAATTACCAATAATCAGACATGAGCAGCTGAGTCGTAGTCCTTTCTCTTAACCACAAGTGTGATTTATGGTTAAGTTATTGTGTCATTAGGAGAGCGGACCATACGTGTGACGGGAAAAAGATCGAGATAAGAATGAAACCACCACCGTGAAAAAACCTCAGTCTAaaaattttcaattcaattcaattttatttataaagcgccgTCTGCTGACCGGTTGGCGTCGCAGCAGACGGCCGACCACCAATCTCTGCAGGCGCTGTTCACCTGTTAAAGGCTGGCAGCGAGCGTGAGGTCTGAGGTCATGTGACTTAAAGGCCGCTGGCATAGACTGAACAGTTTTACTGGCTGTACTCAGGTGTGGTATAACAGTGGTCTGGCCCACGGAGGTAAAGAGGTGATCCATGCTCTTCATGTCTGTTGGTCAGGTGTGAGGTTGGTAacatgtttcatttatataaagaCGTTCATGTCAGTGTGTGCGTGCTTCATTTAATCGCTGCCATGTTCAGCAAGACTCCAACCCAGCTGCTTGCTCTTCCTCGCTCTTCCTCACGTCCTGTGTAAGAATCGCCTGAATGACGGCTGTCGTGTTTTCAGGAATACACTGTGGCCGCTACATCACGTCTCACGGTCTGGCGCTGAACTGCTGCACTGACCTGTCGTGGTTCGACCACATCGTTCCGTGTGGGATCGAAGGGAAAGGCGTGACGTCGCTGAGCGCCGAGCTGCGGAGACACGCCAGCGTGGAGGAGGTCGTTCCTCACCTACTGCACGCCTTCACGCAGCAGTTCAACTGTCAGCTGACCGAGGCCGCGTAGGACAGCGGTGAGTCACTGACGCCTGTGACATCAGCAGGAACCTCAGCACTCACTAACCTGAGGGATAACTGAGCACAAACTTTCTGATAATGATTGATCTGCATGTGCTGAGGAGTTTTgggcatcatcatcatcagtgccTGACCTGTAACTGACGGAGAGCATGTAGGCGGAGCTTCTCAGAGCTCTATTCTGGTCTTGGTGTTGATATTTTCAATATTAGGCTCACAGGGTGAAAGGGTAACACCCTGAAAACTCACTGCAGTGCCCTCAGTTTACACTGCAATAAAAAACTGAGTGAATGAAaagttttcatttattaaattttCCTTCCAGTGAATCACAGAGCCCCTCTCCACTGAAACAAAGGTCTCAGACATCACTTTGAACTGGCCCTGTTAATGCAGCCCACACCTGTCCAGGTGTGCTGCTCTGGTCTGGATCAAAGCTCGGTTTGACTTCTTTTGGTCACATGATCTAACAGCTGTTTTTATAATGCTGAATGAAGGAGGTCTGTTCACAttcatctgtgtttatttaatgAGTTCACACCTCATTTGCATATTCACACCTGAATACAGTAAAATGTCAGGCAGCTGTTACTCGCGGCGTCTCACTGATGGCCGAGGTGAGTATTTATAACAGGACAGgtcagctttgcatgatttacaGTTCAGAATAATCCTTAATCTGACAGTGGACGTCGGTTCAGCttctctgtctgaaacaagctgttttatctCATCCCCCTTTAAGAAAcgtttcttctgattggctgctcctcACAGAGGTTTAACCTCTACGTCTGTGAGAGTACAAAATCTGTGACAAACGTTTAGAGCAGCCAGAGCTTCACTGCACATTATTagatccagaattgaattcaaaatcctgctcctcacatgcaaggtcttaaataatcaggccccatcttatcttaatgaccttgtagtaccatatcaccctattagagcacttcgctctcacactgcaggcctacttgttgttcctagagtatttcaaagtagaatgggaggcagagccttcagttttcaggcccctcttcagGCAATTTTCTTTGCTAAGCATAGACTATATGAATCTTGGAACAAACCTGGCCGTCTCTTAGCAAAATTGGCAAAAGGCAGAACAGATGCAAATGTTATATCATCACTGTTTGATAATAAACACGTTAAGCACTATAAAACAACGGATATCAACCGAATTATGAAGCAGTTCTATATAAACTTGTACTCATCAGAGTGTAGTAATACAGATGGGGAATTGTGGGAATTTCTAGATAAGGTGCCTGTTGTATCATTATCAGAAAATCACAGGGAAAGTTTAAATAAccctgtgacagaggaggaagtGCGACTTGCTATTAACTCTCTTAAAGGAGGAAAAGCATCAGGGCCCGATGGTTTCTGCCCAGGATTTTATAAAAAACTAAGTCACCTTCTTGCAGGACCATTGACTGATATGTTTTTAGACTCTTTTAAGAACGGATATTTGCCCCCAACACTTAGACAGGCTAATATTTTGTTAAttctaaacaaaaataaatcaccAGATAGGTGTGAATCATACAGGCCGATCAGCCTCATCATTGTCGATGCTAAATTACTCTCCAAGCTCTTAGTAAGGAGGCTTGAGGGCATTCTCCCACTGCTTATAAACCCTGATCTAACAGGCTTTATCCAAAATCATTTCTCATCTACAAATATTAGACGACTATTAAATATTATACAGTACTCGAATCAGACAAATTATAAAACCTATGTTATATCCTTAGATGCCGAAAAGGCATTTGACAGAATCGAGtggacatatttatttaatatattagAAAGATTTGGCTTAGGCGAGGGTTTTATTGAATGGATTAAAACTATTTGCAAACTTCCAGAAGCTTGTGTCATAACTAATGGTGTACAATCATCAGCATTTCCACTGCAAAGATTATATATGAGTTCAGCTCATTCTCTGGTTACAGAATTAATTTTGGGAAATCAGAGGTTTTTGCCGCTGGGTGACCAGATTAACCAGATATTTCTAATCCCTTTCAATGGTCCCCCAGTGGCTTTACATACCTTGGGCTAAACATTCCACCAGTTCTTAAAGACTTATGGTACTGAACTTATCACCAGTtacaataaaaatttaaaaagatttaGATAGATGGCAAAAATTGGCACTTTCTCTTATGGGGCGTGTGAGcttaattaaaatgaatattctCCTGCGTTTATTATATCCCCTACAAATGCTGCCTCTATGGATCACCCAGAAAGTTTCTTGTGATATGGAAAAAGTCTTTTCAAAATTTATCTGGCGTGGCAAGAAACCTAGATTAGGAATTAGAACTTTACAAATGCCTACAGATAGGGGAGGCTTAGGGTTTTTATATTTGGGCATGTCATAGCCATTTTTTATGGGAGTGTCTAAATTCTCATTCCCACCTAGACTCTTGGTCTACTTCACCTTCTTCCCTTTGGAGCTTTGTTGTCTGTGACAAAAAACAATTACAAATGGAAATTAAGAATAACCCAATTATTTATAATACAATAAGGGTTTGGAGGGAAATGCGTAAAAGGTTGGGTAGAGAAGACTGCACTTCATTCTTGACTCCTTTACTGAGAAACAAAGACTTTGTTCCAGGAATGTCTCGCAGTATGTTCGATACATGGCATAAAAATGGATTAAGGGTAATTGGCGACTTGTTTCAAAACAACACACTGACGAACTTTGAGCAATTGCAGTGAAATTTTAATATTCCTAGAGACCATTTTTTGGCTTTGTCCAGGTTCGTAATCTTGTTCATTCCAAAATTCCACAGTCTTCAGAAATTGTTTTATAAGATGATATGGAGACATTTCTTATTAAGCGAAAAGACAGAACTCATTTTAtctctgccttttgtttttagcAGCAACAAGTAACACTGAGTGCTATTCATAAATGGGAGAGAGATCTTAATATTCGATATACCGAAGAGGAGTGGAAAGGAGCCATTAACATAGCTAGATCCACTTTTACTTGCAACCACTTGCGAAAAACCCAATACGAAATCCTACACCGCCTATACATAGCTCCTAATGTTTTGCATAAGATCACACCTCATATTTCCCCCCTCTGTAGTAAATGTCAAAAAGAAACTGGCActttttttcattacttttGGGAATGCACACTAATCAAAAGATTAGAAAAGACCTACCCTCAAAATTACTCGCAGTGCAAACTTCCAGAagctatctctacttttaagattaggcttcaaactttcctttttgctaaagcatatagttagggctggaccaggtgaccctgaatcctcccttagtcatgctgcaataggtgtagactgctgggggattcccatgatgcactgggtgtttcttcttcactcactatgtgttaatagacctctctgcattgaatcatgcttgttattaatctccgtctctcttccacagcatgtctttatcctgtcttccttctctcaccccaaccgctCGCTAAGATggccccacccctccctgagcctggttctgctggaggtttcttcctgttaaaagggagtttttccttcccactgtcgccaaagtgcttgctcatagggggttatATGattgtttctctgtattattgtagggtctcaTTATAAAGtactttgaggtgactgtttggtgctatatgaataaagtTGAATGAAATTATCAGAAACTTTtgtcatgtttaatatgaacatccaCCTCAGGAAAATGACATATATAATgggaaataagaaaaagcaaacttccgctttggaaaacactttgTATTCACACGCAGTTTTCATTTCACTTCATTTCATTTAACAAATGTAGTTTTGTACTGTTCAGGTTTCCCCAGTCTTCTctttagggatgggtaccggtgtccagTGCCAtagttctgacataaacggtagtaaccagaccgaaaagcagcgcacatttcggtgctttatttcggtgcttttttttttcctgagccaattctagccaatcattttacgtttccgaggatagtaggcggggccaggtacgtacgttcttttagagcagagctacagattaaaaatgcccaaggcaaagcggtcaaaagtctggctgtacttcacagcaaaaggtgcaaactcagcagcctgcaacaagtgctttaagctgatactgtgatactgtcaaaggaggtaacacctcaaatctgatgaaacacctggcgacacatagcgtttttttttttaaagccgagaaatgggccgtgtttgatagcttgctgcgagacctcacaccgtgcacatctgctgcgggtgtggtgcctgttatcggacccggagtt harbors:
- the rnf169 gene encoding E3 ubiquitin-protein ligase RNF169 isoform X2, whose protein sequence is MATAGSAERPGRPASATAAGTSRAGLAARCRSGSSPPEYESKKCTACAEPGGSPTGGHLACLLCLARRHSGSEERLRGRSDHESSSSRPGRRDCDSRREFFVSPALIPKSADAPSGPSGKHKLLLCDDREEVKRKSSLNCKDESVRRDEDPGVLSDSENEEPISRRIRNISAFIRKTKNSSAGSCQRSRSCTDPVEDGGGKMKVVTQPAAVMDRVCETVVSRDQDSICWHQPQLCGRNPPLL
- the lipt2 gene encoding octanoyl-[acyl-carrier-protein]:protein N-octanoyltransferase LIPT2, mitochondrial isoform X1; translation: MTRGTTALYKPEDVISLIAVEEERVVVEERAEVRQITRGSLLLTETIHCSGLVWCQSQMRGGQPLVEVVRLGLVSYQEALRLQQVYVNRHRSSPAHALLLCEHPPVYTTGIRHKPYPEPLLDRLRLLGANVHRANRGGLITFHGPGQLVCYPVLNLCSFKKSVRWYVDQLEQTVIALCSRFAIQATTSPHTGVWVGDNKICAIGIHCGRYITSHGLALNCCTDLSWFDHIVPCGIEGKGVTSLSAELRRHASVEEVVPHLLHAFTQQFNCQLTEAA
- the lipt2 gene encoding octanoyl-[acyl-carrier-protein]:protein N-octanoyltransferase LIPT2, mitochondrial isoform X3; amino-acid sequence: MTRGTTALYKPEDVISLIAVEEERVVVEERAEVRQSQMRGGQPLVEVVRLGLVSYQEALRLQQVYVNRHRSSPAHALLLCEHPPVYTTGIRHKPYPEPLLDRLRLLGANVHRANRGGLITFHGPGQLVCYPVLNLCSFKKSVRWYVDQLEQTVIALCSRFAIQATTSPHTGVWVGDNKICAIGIHCGRYITSHGLALNCCTDLSWFDHIVPCGIEGKGVTSLSAELRRHASVEEVVPHLLHAFTQQFNCQLTEAA
- the lipt2 gene encoding octanoyl-[acyl-carrier-protein]:protein N-octanoyltransferase LIPT2, mitochondrial isoform X2, with product MTRGTTALYKPEDVISLIAVEEERVVVEERAEVRQITRGSLLLTETIHCSQMRGGQPLVEVVRLGLVSYQEALRLQQVYVNRHRSSPAHALLLCEHPPVYTTGIRHKPYPEPLLDRLRLLGANVHRANRGGLITFHGPGQLVCYPVLNLCSFKKSVRWYVDQLEQTVIALCSRFAIQATTSPHTGVWVGDNKICAIGIHCGRYITSHGLALNCCTDLSWFDHIVPCGIEGKGVTSLSAELRRHASVEEVVPHLLHAFTQQFNCQLTEAA
- the lipt2 gene encoding octanoyl-[acyl-carrier-protein]:protein N-octanoyltransferase LIPT2, mitochondrial isoform X4 — protein: MRGGQPLVEVVRLGLVSYQEALRLQQVYVNRHRSSPAHALLLCEHPPVYTTGIRHKPYPEPLLDRLRLLGANVHRANRGGLITFHGPGQLVCYPVLNLCSFKKSVRWYVDQLEQTVIALCSRFAIQATTSPHTGVWVGDNKICAIGIHCGRYITSHGLALNCCTDLSWFDHIVPCGIEGKGVTSLSAELRRHASVEEVVPHLLHAFTQQFNCQLTEAA